A single Equus quagga isolate Etosha38 chromosome 8, UCLA_HA_Equagga_1.0, whole genome shotgun sequence DNA region contains:
- the LOC124244037 gene encoding WD repeat-containing protein 91-like isoform X1, protein MKFCARRFISLGLTKNPTSPKISRNSENQILSLEETSIISTAKGKEPACGPKDRKSLFSGLATGESSWSQHRQQHLQDHGKERKELLSLTLQCAEKKPEASGPEGEPCPELHVEAAETLTRASTAGPDGGGVHPEQPFTVLGQEEYGEHHSSIMHCRVDCSGRRVASLDVDGVIKVWSFNPIMQTKASSISKSPLLSLEWATKRDRLLLLGSGVGTVRLYETEAKKNLCEITIHDDMPRILSLACSPSGASFICSAAALSLTSQGDFSALDIGSKGTNQVPGKLLLWDTKTMKQQLQFSLDPEPIAINCTAFNHNGNLLVTGAADGVIRLFDMQQHECAMSWRAHCGEVYSVEFSYDENTVYSIGEDGKVGEQGLDQELPSLWLRHLRFQSAPE, encoded by the exons atgaagttctGCGCCAGAAG gTTTATTTCTTTGGGCTTGACTAAGAATCCTACTTCTCCCAAAATAAGCCGAAATTCAGAGAATCAAATACTCTCTCTAGAAGAAACATCTATTATAAGC ACCGCTAAGGGGAAGGAGCCGGCGTGTGGGCCCAAGGACAGGAAGAGCCTCTTCAGCGGGCTGGCCACAGGGGAGTCCAGCTGGTCGCAGCACCGGCAGCAGCACCTGCAGGATCACggcaaggagaggaaggagctgctCTCTCTGACTCTGCAG TGTGCAGAGAAGAAGCCTGAAGCCAGTGGCCCAGAGGGAGAGCCCTGCCCAGAGCTCCACGTGGAGGCGGCGGAGACGCTGACACGGGCCTCCACAGCAGGCCCTGACGGCGGAGGGGTCCACCCCGAGCAGCCATTCACTGTGCTGGGCCAGGAGGAGTACGGAGAGCACCACTCCTCCATCATGCACTGCAG AGTGGACTGCTCGGGGAGGAGGGTCGCCAGCTTAGACGTAGACGGGGTCATCAAGGTGTGGTCCTTCAATCCCATCATGCAGACCAAAGCGTCCTCCATCTCCAAGTCGCCGCTGCTCTCTCTAGAGTGGGCCACCAAGCGGGACAGGCTG CTCTTGCTGGGCAGTGGCGTGGGGACAGTGCGCCTTTATGAGACGGAAGCCAAGAAGAATCTCTGTGAAATCACTATCCACGATGATATGCCCAG AATCCTGTCTCTTGCGTGCAGCCCCAGTGGGGCCTCTTTCATCTGTTCGGCTGCGGCTCTGAGCCTCACTTCTCAGGGGGACTTCTCGGCCCTGGACATCGGCAGCAAGGGCACTAACCAGGTTCCTGGCAAGCTGTTGCTGTGGGACACGAAAACCATGAAGCAGCAG cTCCAGTTCTCCCTGGATCCAGAGCCCATTGCTATCAACTGCACAGCCTTCAATCACAATGGAAACTTGCTGGTCACAGGGGCGGCTGACGGCGTCATCCGGCTGTTTG ATATGCAGCAGCACGAGTGCGCGATGAGCTGGAGGGCCCACTGCGGGGAGGTCTACTCGGTGGAGTTCAGCTACGACGAGAACACCGTGTACAGCATCGGCGAGGACGGGAAGGTGGGTGAGCAGGGTCTGGATCAGGaacttccctccctctggctCAGGCATCTGAGATTCCAGAGCGCACCAGAATAG
- the LOC124244037 gene encoding WD repeat-containing protein 91-like isoform X2 encodes MPRPGLCLGEQIVMWRPPLSAPGGGDQGSCGPRGGRCAEKKPEASGPEGEPCPELHVEAAETLTRASTAGPDGGGVHPEQPFTVLGQEEYGEHHSSIMHCRVDCSGRRVASLDVDGVIKVWSFNPIMQTKASSISKSPLLSLEWATKRDRLLLLGSGVGTVRLYETEAKKNLCEITIHDDMPRILSLACSPSGASFICSAAALSLTSQGDFSALDIGSKGTNQVPGKLLLWDTKTMKQQLQFSLDPEPIAINCTAFNHNGNLLVTGAADGVIRLFDMQQHECAMSWRAHCGEVYSVEFSYDENTVYSIGEDGKVGEQGLDQELPSLWLRHLRFQSAPE; translated from the exons ATGCCCCGGCCTGGGTTATGTCTGGGTGAGCAGATAGTGATGTGGCGGCCACCACTTAGTGCACCAGGAGGCGGAGACCAGGGCAGCTGCGGACCCCGGGGTGGCAGG TGTGCAGAGAAGAAGCCTGAAGCCAGTGGCCCAGAGGGAGAGCCCTGCCCAGAGCTCCACGTGGAGGCGGCGGAGACGCTGACACGGGCCTCCACAGCAGGCCCTGACGGCGGAGGGGTCCACCCCGAGCAGCCATTCACTGTGCTGGGCCAGGAGGAGTACGGAGAGCACCACTCCTCCATCATGCACTGCAG AGTGGACTGCTCGGGGAGGAGGGTCGCCAGCTTAGACGTAGACGGGGTCATCAAGGTGTGGTCCTTCAATCCCATCATGCAGACCAAAGCGTCCTCCATCTCCAAGTCGCCGCTGCTCTCTCTAGAGTGGGCCACCAAGCGGGACAGGCTG CTCTTGCTGGGCAGTGGCGTGGGGACAGTGCGCCTTTATGAGACGGAAGCCAAGAAGAATCTCTGTGAAATCACTATCCACGATGATATGCCCAG AATCCTGTCTCTTGCGTGCAGCCCCAGTGGGGCCTCTTTCATCTGTTCGGCTGCGGCTCTGAGCCTCACTTCTCAGGGGGACTTCTCGGCCCTGGACATCGGCAGCAAGGGCACTAACCAGGTTCCTGGCAAGCTGTTGCTGTGGGACACGAAAACCATGAAGCAGCAG cTCCAGTTCTCCCTGGATCCAGAGCCCATTGCTATCAACTGCACAGCCTTCAATCACAATGGAAACTTGCTGGTCACAGGGGCGGCTGACGGCGTCATCCGGCTGTTTG ATATGCAGCAGCACGAGTGCGCGATGAGCTGGAGGGCCCACTGCGGGGAGGTCTACTCGGTGGAGTTCAGCTACGACGAGAACACCGTGTACAGCATCGGCGAGGACGGGAAGGTGGGTGAGCAGGGTCTGGATCAGGaacttccctccctctggctCAGGCATCTGAGATTCCAGAGCGCACCAGAATAG